One region of Enterobacter ludwigii genomic DNA includes:
- the ilvD gene encoding dihydroxy-acid dehydratase: MPKYRSATTTHGRNMAGARALWRATGMTDADFGKPIIAVVNSFTQFVPGHVHLRDLGKLVAEQIEAAGGVAKEFNTIAVDDGIAMGHGGMLYSLPSRELIADSVEYMVNAHCADAMVCISNCDKITPGMLMASLRLNIPVIFVSGGPMEAGKTKLSDKIIKLDLVDAMIQGADPKVSDEQSEQVERSACPTCGSCSGMFTANSMNCLTEALGLSQPGNGSLLATHADRKQLFLNAGKRIVELTKRYYEQDDASALPRNIASKAAFENAMTLDIAMGGSTNTVLHLLAAAQEAEIDFTMSDIDKLSRKVPQLCKVAPSTQKYHMEDVHRAGGVIGILGELDRAGLLNRDVKNVLGLSLPESLDQYDVMLTKDDAVKKMFRAGPAGIRTTQAFSQDCRWDTLDDDRAEGCIRSLEHAYSKDGGLAVLYGNFAENGCIVKTAGVDDSILKFTGPAKVYESQDEAVEAILGGKVVEGDVVVIRYEGPKGGPGMQEMLYPTTFLKSMGLGKACALITDGRFSGGTSGLSIGHVSPEAASGGNIAIIEDGDLIEIDIPNRGIQLKLSDQEIAARREAQEARGDKAWTPKDRQREVSFALRAYASLATSADKGAVRDKSKLGG; this comes from the coding sequence ATGCCTAAGTATCGTTCAGCCACCACCACCCACGGCCGTAACATGGCGGGTGCTCGCGCACTGTGGCGCGCCACCGGAATGACCGACGCCGATTTCGGCAAGCCAATTATCGCCGTGGTGAACTCCTTTACCCAGTTTGTGCCTGGTCACGTGCACCTGCGCGATCTCGGTAAACTGGTTGCCGAGCAAATCGAAGCCGCTGGCGGTGTGGCGAAAGAGTTCAACACCATTGCGGTGGATGACGGTATTGCGATGGGTCACGGGGGCATGCTCTATTCACTGCCATCTCGCGAACTGATCGCCGACTCAGTGGAATACATGGTTAACGCCCACTGCGCGGATGCGATGGTCTGTATCTCCAACTGTGACAAAATCACCCCAGGGATGCTGATGGCTTCCCTGCGTCTGAACATTCCGGTGATCTTCGTCTCCGGCGGCCCTATGGAAGCTGGAAAAACCAAGCTTTCCGACAAAATCATCAAGCTCGACCTGGTTGATGCGATGATTCAGGGCGCGGACCCGAAAGTCTCTGATGAGCAGAGTGAGCAGGTGGAACGCTCCGCGTGCCCGACCTGCGGCTCCTGCTCCGGGATGTTCACCGCCAACTCCATGAACTGCCTGACCGAAGCGCTCGGCCTGTCGCAGCCGGGCAACGGCTCGCTGCTGGCGACCCACGCCGATCGTAAACAGTTGTTCCTCAACGCCGGTAAACGCATTGTTGAGCTGACGAAACGCTACTACGAGCAGGACGACGCCAGCGCGCTGCCGCGAAATATCGCCAGCAAAGCGGCGTTCGAAAACGCTATGACGCTGGATATCGCCATGGGCGGTTCCACCAACACTGTGCTGCACCTGCTGGCCGCCGCGCAGGAAGCCGAAATCGACTTCACCATGAGCGACATCGACAAGCTGTCCCGCAAAGTGCCTCAGCTGTGTAAAGTCGCGCCGAGTACCCAGAAGTACCACATGGAAGACGTGCACCGTGCCGGTGGCGTAATCGGTATTTTGGGCGAGCTGGACCGCGCCGGGCTGCTGAACCGTGACGTGAAAAACGTGCTTGGCCTGTCGCTGCCGGAGTCGCTGGACCAGTACGACGTGATGCTGACCAAAGACGACGCGGTGAAAAAGATGTTCCGCGCGGGTCCAGCGGGTATTCGCACCACCCAGGCGTTCTCGCAGGACTGCCGCTGGGACACCCTGGATGACGATCGCGCCGAAGGCTGCATCCGCTCGCTGGAACACGCCTACAGCAAAGACGGTGGTCTGGCCGTGCTGTACGGTAACTTTGCGGAAAACGGCTGCATCGTGAAAACCGCAGGCGTGGACGACAGCATCCTGAAATTCACCGGCCCGGCAAAAGTGTATGAAAGCCAGGACGAGGCGGTAGAGGCGATTCTCGGTGGCAAAGTGGTGGAAGGTGATGTGGTGGTGATCCGCTACGAAGGTCCGAAAGGCGGGCCGGGTATGCAGGAGATGCTTTACCCAACCACCTTCCTGAAATCCATGGGACTCGGTAAAGCTTGCGCACTGATCACTGATGGTCGATTCTCTGGCGGTACGTCCGGCTTGTCCATCGGCCACGTTTCCCCTGAAGCAGCGAGTGGCGGCAACATCGCCATTATCGAAGATGGCGACCTGATCGAAATCGATATTCCAAATCGCGGTATCCAGCTGAAGCTCAGCGACCAGGAAATTGCGGCTCGTCGTGAGGCGCAAGAAGCGCGCGGCGACAAAGCCTGGACGCCGAAAGATCGTCAGCGTGAAGTCTCCTTCGCCCTGCGTGCTTACGCGAGCCTTGCCACCAGTGCAGATAAAGGCGCGGTGCGCGATAAATCGAAACTTGGGGGCTAA
- the ilvE gene encoding branched-chain-amino-acid transaminase: MTTKKADYIWFNGEMVRWEDAKVHVMSHALHYGTSVFEGIRCYDSHKGPVVFRHREHMQRLHDSAKIYRFPVSQSVDELMEACRDVIRKNNLTSAYIRPLVFVGDVGMGVNPPAGYTTDVIIAAFPWGAYLGAEALEQGIDAMVSSWNRVAPNTIPTAAKAGGNYLSSLLVGSEARRHGYQEGIALDVNGYISEGAGENLFEVKDGILFTPPFTSSALPGITRDAIIKLAKDLGIEMREQVLSRESLYLADEVFMSGTAAEITPVRSVDGIQVGEGRCGPVTKRIQQAFFGLFTGETEDKYGWLDQVNH, from the coding sequence ATGACGACAAAAAAAGCTGATTACATTTGGTTCAACGGTGAGATGGTTCGCTGGGAGGACGCGAAGGTTCACGTGATGTCCCACGCGCTGCACTACGGTACGTCTGTGTTTGAAGGCATCCGTTGCTATGACTCTCACAAAGGGCCAGTGGTGTTCCGTCATCGTGAACATATGCAGCGTCTGCATGACTCAGCCAAAATTTATCGTTTCCCGGTTTCCCAGAGCGTTGATGAGCTGATGGAAGCCTGCCGTGACGTGATCCGTAAAAACAACCTGACCAGCGCGTATATTCGTCCGCTGGTGTTTGTGGGTGATGTGGGCATGGGCGTTAACCCACCAGCAGGCTATACCACCGATGTGATCATTGCCGCGTTCCCATGGGGTGCTTACCTGGGAGCGGAGGCCCTGGAGCAGGGGATCGACGCAATGGTCTCTTCCTGGAACCGCGTTGCGCCGAACACCATCCCGACCGCGGCTAAAGCGGGCGGTAACTACCTCTCCTCACTGCTGGTCGGTAGCGAAGCGCGCCGTCACGGCTATCAGGAAGGTATTGCCCTTGACGTGAATGGCTACATCTCAGAAGGTGCGGGCGAAAACTTGTTTGAAGTAAAAGATGGCATTCTGTTCACGCCACCATTTACCTCGTCCGCGCTGCCGGGCATCACCCGTGACGCCATCATCAAGCTGGCGAAAGATCTGGGTATCGAAATGCGCGAGCAGGTACTGTCCCGCGAATCTCTCTACCTGGCGGATGAAGTCTTTATGTCCGGTACTGCGGCTGAAATTACGCCGGTACGCAGCGTAGACGGTATCCAGGTGGGCGAAGGCCGCTGCGGCCCGGTCACCAAACGTATTCAGCAAGCCTTCTTTGGCCTCTTCACCGGTGAAACAGAAGATAAATACGGCTGGTTGGATCAGGTTAATCACTAA
- the ilvM gene encoding acetolactate synthase 2 small subunit, protein MMQHQVAVQARFNPETLERVLRVVRHRGFQICSMNMETATDAQNISIELTVASPRPVDLLFSQLSKLVDVAHVAICQSTTTSQQIRA, encoded by the coding sequence ATGATGCAACATCAGGTCGCCGTGCAGGCTCGCTTCAATCCAGAAACCTTAGAACGCGTTTTGCGTGTGGTCCGTCATCGTGGTTTTCAGATTTGCTCTATGAATATGGAGACGGCCACTGATGCGCAAAATATCAGTATCGAATTAACCGTTGCCAGTCCGCGCCCGGTCGACTTACTGTTTAGTCAGTTATCAAAGCTGGTAGACGTTGCCCATGTAGCCATCTGCCAGAGCACAACCACATCACAACAAATCCGCGCTTAA
- the ilvG gene encoding acetolactate synthase 2 catalytic subunit produces the protein MNGAQWVVHALRAQGVETVFGYPGGAIMPIYDALYDGGVEHLLCRHEQGAAMAAIGYARATGKTGVCMATSGPGATNLITGLADALLDSVPVVAITGQVASPFIGTDAFQEVDVLGLSLACTKHSFLVQSLEELPRVMAEAFAVASSGRPGPVLVDIPKDIQVALGDLEPHFSTVESDDVFPHEDVAEARQMLAQAKQPMLYVGGGVGMAQAVPALREFIATTQMPATCTLKGLGAVDADYPYYLGMLGMHGTKAANLAVQECDLLIAVGARFDDRVTGKLNTFAPNAKVIHMDIDPAEMNKLRQAHVALQGDLNALLPALQQPLDINAWRQHTADMRAEHAWRYDHPGEAIYAPLLLKQLSDRKPADSVVTTDVGQHQMWSAQHMTYTRPENFITSSGLGTMGFGLPAAVGAQVARPNDTVICISGDGSFMMNVQELGTVKRKQLPLKIVLLDNQRLGMVRQWQQLFFQERYSETTLTDNPDFLTLASAFGIPGQHITRKDQVEAALDTMLSSEGPYLLHVSIDELENVWPLVPPGASNSQMLEKLS, from the coding sequence ATGAATGGGGCACAGTGGGTAGTACATGCGTTGCGCGCGCAGGGAGTCGAGACAGTATTCGGTTATCCGGGTGGCGCAATTATGCCGATTTACGATGCATTGTATGACGGCGGCGTGGAACACCTGTTGTGCCGACACGAGCAGGGCGCAGCAATGGCAGCCATTGGTTATGCGCGGGCTACCGGCAAAACTGGGGTTTGCATGGCAACCTCAGGACCGGGTGCAACCAACCTGATCACCGGTCTGGCTGATGCACTGCTCGACTCTGTTCCTGTCGTGGCAATCACTGGTCAGGTCGCTTCTCCGTTTATCGGTACCGATGCCTTCCAGGAAGTGGATGTACTTGGTTTATCGCTGGCTTGCACCAAACACAGTTTCCTCGTCCAGTCTCTGGAAGAGTTGCCGCGTGTGATGGCTGAAGCATTTGCTGTTGCCAGTTCTGGCCGTCCTGGCCCGGTTCTTGTGGATATCCCCAAAGATATCCAGGTGGCTCTCGGCGATCTGGAACCGCACTTCTCCACCGTTGAAAGCGACGATGTGTTTCCACATGAGGACGTTGCAGAGGCGCGCCAGATGCTGGCGCAGGCAAAACAGCCGATGCTGTACGTCGGCGGTGGCGTAGGCATGGCACAGGCCGTTCCAGCCCTGCGCGAATTTATCGCAACAACGCAGATGCCAGCGACCTGCACGCTGAAAGGTCTGGGCGCGGTAGATGCTGACTATCCGTACTACCTCGGTATGCTGGGGATGCACGGCACCAAAGCCGCAAACCTGGCGGTGCAGGAGTGCGATCTGCTCATCGCCGTAGGGGCACGTTTCGATGACCGCGTCACCGGCAAGCTGAACACCTTCGCGCCGAATGCCAAAGTTATCCATATGGATATCGACCCGGCGGAGATGAACAAGCTGCGTCAGGCGCATGTCGCCTTGCAGGGCGATCTCAATGCGCTGTTACCGGCATTACAGCAGCCGCTGGACATTAACGCATGGCGTCAGCACACCGCCGATATGCGCGCTGAGCATGCCTGGCGTTACGACCACCCCGGTGAGGCCATCTACGCACCGCTGCTGTTGAAACAGTTGTCCGATCGTAAACCCGCAGACAGCGTCGTTACCACCGACGTGGGCCAGCATCAGATGTGGTCAGCCCAGCACATGACCTACACTCGCCCGGAAAATTTCATCACTTCCAGCGGGTTAGGGACGATGGGCTTCGGTTTGCCAGCAGCAGTGGGCGCGCAGGTTGCCCGACCGAACGATACCGTTATCTGTATCTCCGGTGATGGCTCCTTCATGATGAATGTTCAGGAGCTGGGCACCGTGAAGCGTAAGCAGTTGCCGCTGAAAATCGTGTTACTCGATAACCAGCGTTTAGGGATGGTTCGTCAGTGGCAACAGTTGTTCTTCCAGGAGCGTTACAGCGAAACCACCCTGACCGATAACCCCGATTTCCTCACTCTGGCCAGCGCCTTTGGCATCCCTGGCCAGCACATTACCCGTAAAGACCAGGTTGAAGCAGCACTCGACACCATGCTGTCAAGCGAAGGGCCTTACCTGCTTCATGTCTCAATCGACGAGCTTGAGAATGTCTGGCCGTTGGTACCGCCAGGTGCCAGTAACTCACAAATGCTGGAGAAATTATCATGA
- the ilvX gene encoding peptide IlvX has product MNTSTKFCFSRFMTGN; this is encoded by the coding sequence ATGAACACTAGCACAAAATTCTGTTTCTCCCGATTTATGACGGGGAACTAA
- the ilvL gene encoding ilv operon leader peptide codes for MTALLRVISLVVISVVVIIIPPCGAALGRGKA; via the coding sequence ATGACAGCCCTTCTACGAGTGATTAGCCTGGTCGTGATTAGCGTGGTGGTGATTATTATCCCACCGTGCGGGGCTGCACTTGGACGAGGAAAGGCTTAG
- a CDS encoding YifB family Mg chelatase-like AAA ATPase, translated as MSLSVVYTRAAIGVKAPLISVEVHLSNGLPGLTLVGLPETTVKEARDRVRSAIINSGYTFPAKKITINLAPADLPKEGGRYDLPIAIALLAASEQLNASRLGSYEFIGELALTGALRGVPGAISGALEAIRAGRQIIVANENGSEVSLIAEKGCLIAGHLQEVCAYLEGRHELAEPEETGDLLPESLDDLSDIIGQEQGKRALEITAAGGHNLLLIGPPGTGKTMLASRLNGLLPPLNNHEALESAAIFSLVSSVSLQKQWRRRPFRSPHHSASLTAMVGGGSIPGPGEISLAHNGILFLDELPEFERRVLDALREPIESGEIHISRTRAKISYPAQFQLVAAMNPSPSGHYQGNHNRCTPEQTLRYLGKLSGPFLDRFDLSLEIPLPPPGLLSQSSVRGESTVEVRERVIAAQAQQYIRQNKLNARLDNAEIRQFCQLKAEDANWLEETLTRFGLSIRAWQRLLKVARTIADVERCNEIERQHLQEALSYRAIDRLLLHLQKLLA; from the coding sequence ATGTCACTGTCAGTTGTTTATACGCGTGCGGCTATTGGAGTCAAAGCACCGCTGATTTCCGTAGAGGTCCATCTGAGCAATGGGCTTCCCGGATTAACGCTCGTCGGCTTGCCGGAAACAACGGTGAAAGAAGCCAGAGATCGGGTACGCAGCGCAATCATCAATAGCGGTTATACCTTCCCCGCAAAGAAGATCACTATCAACCTGGCGCCTGCGGACCTACCCAAAGAGGGAGGTCGATATGATTTACCTATCGCTATAGCGCTTCTCGCGGCCTCTGAACAGCTTAATGCGTCCAGGTTAGGGTCGTATGAGTTCATCGGTGAACTGGCGCTTACAGGTGCATTGAGGGGCGTTCCTGGTGCAATCTCAGGTGCACTGGAAGCCATTCGTGCTGGTCGACAAATCATTGTTGCCAATGAAAATGGTTCCGAGGTGAGCCTGATAGCCGAAAAAGGATGCCTGATAGCAGGGCACTTGCAGGAGGTCTGTGCATATCTTGAGGGGCGACATGAGTTAGCAGAGCCTGAAGAAACAGGGGATCTCCTACCTGAAAGCCTGGACGATCTCAGTGATATTATCGGTCAGGAGCAGGGGAAACGGGCACTGGAGATTACCGCTGCCGGAGGGCATAACCTGCTGTTGATTGGTCCGCCGGGTACAGGGAAAACGATGCTGGCGAGCAGATTGAATGGTCTGCTTCCCCCACTCAATAACCATGAGGCACTTGAAAGCGCTGCGATATTTAGCCTGGTGAGTTCTGTGTCGTTACAAAAACAGTGGCGACGTCGCCCCTTCCGCTCTCCGCATCACAGTGCCTCACTAACAGCCATGGTAGGGGGAGGTTCTATACCGGGGCCGGGAGAGATCTCACTGGCCCACAATGGCATTCTGTTTCTTGATGAGCTGCCTGAGTTTGAAAGGCGAGTGCTGGATGCTCTGAGGGAGCCTATCGAATCGGGTGAAATTCATATCTCCCGTACACGTGCCAAAATAAGCTACCCCGCGCAGTTCCAGCTGGTTGCAGCAATGAACCCCAGCCCGTCAGGACATTATCAGGGTAATCATAATCGCTGTACGCCTGAGCAGACGCTGCGATATCTGGGGAAACTCTCTGGCCCTTTTCTGGATCGTTTCGATTTATCCCTTGAGATCCCTTTGCCTCCCCCTGGCCTGCTCAGCCAGAGTAGCGTCAGAGGGGAGAGCACGGTAGAGGTTCGCGAGCGGGTTATCGCCGCTCAGGCCCAACAGTATATACGTCAAAATAAACTGAATGCCCGTCTGGATAATGCTGAGATTCGGCAGTTTTGCCAGCTAAAGGCTGAGGATGCAAACTGGCTGGAAGAAACATTGACGCGATTTGGGCTCTCAATTCGTGCGTGGCAGCGTCTCTTAAAAGTCGCCCGAACTATCGCCGATGTGGAAAGGTGTAATGAAATTGAGAGACAACATCTGCAGGAAGCGTTGAGCTATCGTGCAATCGATCGTCTGCTTTTGCACCTGCAAAAGTTACTGGCGTAA
- a CDS encoding DUF413 domain-containing protein — translation MAESFTTTNRFFDNKHYPRGFSRHGDFTIKEAQLLERHGYAFNELDLGKREPATEDEKQFVSVCRGEREPQSEAERVWIKYMARIKRPKRFHTLSGGKPQMEGAEDYTESDD, via the coding sequence ATGGCGGAAAGCTTTACGACGACTAATCGTTTTTTCGACAATAAACATTATCCGCGCGGGTTCTCTCGTCACGGCGATTTCACCATCAAAGAAGCTCAACTGCTTGAGCGCCATGGTTATGCCTTTAACGAGCTGGATCTGGGTAAGCGTGAACCTGCAACTGAAGACGAAAAACAGTTTGTTTCTGTTTGCCGTGGCGAGCGTGAGCCGCAGTCTGAAGCGGAACGTGTATGGATCAAGTACATGGCGCGCATTAAGCGTCCAAAGCGCTTCCATACGCTGTCTGGCGGTAAGCCGCAGATGGAAGGTGCAGAAGACTACACCGAGTCTGACGACTAA
- the hdfR gene encoding HTH-type transcriptional regulator HdfR, giving the protein MDTELLKTFLEVSRTRHFGRAAEALYLTQSAVSFRIRQLENQLGVNLFTRHRNNIRLTPAGEKLLPYAETLMNTWQAARKEVAHTSRHNEFSIGASASLWECMLSQWLTRLYHSHGHLQFEARIAQRQSLVKQLHERQLDLLITTEAPKMDEFSSQIVGQFGLALYASEPSMMKADLTYLRLEWGPDFQQHETGLIAVDDVPQLTTSSAEIACQQLSLLKGCTWLPVRWADAKAGLHTVLDSTTLTRPLYAIWLQNSDKQSQIKDLLKINVID; this is encoded by the coding sequence GTGGATACGGAATTGCTAAAAACTTTCCTTGAAGTGAGCAGAACGCGCCACTTTGGGCGAGCAGCTGAAGCCCTTTACCTTACGCAGTCAGCAGTCAGTTTTCGTATTCGACAGCTGGAAAACCAACTGGGCGTGAATCTTTTTACCCGCCATCGCAACAACATACGTTTAACCCCTGCCGGAGAGAAACTGCTCCCGTACGCAGAAACGCTGATGAATACCTGGCAGGCTGCCCGCAAAGAGGTTGCACATACTTCCAGGCATAATGAGTTTTCAATAGGGGCCAGTGCGTCACTGTGGGAATGCATGCTAAGTCAATGGCTTACCCGGCTATATCATTCTCATGGGCATTTGCAATTTGAAGCCAGGATTGCACAACGGCAGTCGCTGGTTAAGCAACTTCATGAACGCCAGCTTGATCTTCTGATCACAACCGAAGCCCCCAAGATGGACGAATTTAGCAGCCAGATTGTGGGTCAGTTTGGCCTGGCGCTTTATGCTTCTGAACCTTCAATGATGAAGGCAGACTTGACCTATTTGCGACTGGAGTGGGGGCCTGATTTTCAGCAGCACGAGACGGGGTTGATTGCAGTTGATGATGTTCCGCAGTTAACAACCAGCTCTGCAGAGATCGCCTGCCAGCAACTTTCCTTGCTGAAGGGTTGCACCTGGTTACCTGTCCGCTGGGCTGATGCTAAAGCCGGGCTTCACACTGTATTGGATTCCACAACGCTTACCAGGCCGCTGTATGCGATTTGGCTGCAAAACAGTGATAAACAATCACAGATAAAAGATCTATTAAAAATCAATGTAATAGATTGA
- the murI gene encoding glutamate racemase: MAIKLQDGNTPCLAATPSDPRPTVLVFDSGVGGLSVYDEIRHLLPNLHYIYAFDNVAFPYGEKSEEFIVERVVEIVTAVQKRYPLALAVIACNTASTVSLPALREKFQFPVVGVVPAIKPAARLTANGIVGLLATRGTVKRPYTRELIDRFANECQIAMLGSAELVEMAEAKLHGHAVSLEELRRILRPWLRMPEPPDTVVLGCTHFPLLQEELLAVLPEGTRLVDSGAAIARRTAWLLEHEAPDAKSTDANVAFCMAITKETEQLLPVLHRYGFETLEKLAL, encoded by the coding sequence ATGGCTATCAAACTGCAGGACGGGAATACACCTTGTCTGGCAGCTACACCTTCTGATCCGCGTCCCACTGTACTGGTGTTTGATTCCGGCGTTGGTGGGCTTTCGGTCTATGATGAGATTCGGCATCTCCTGCCGAATCTCCATTACATCTACGCTTTTGATAACGTCGCTTTTCCGTACGGTGAAAAAAGCGAAGAGTTTATTGTTGAGCGTGTGGTTGAAATTGTTACCGCGGTACAAAAGCGTTACCCCCTTGCGCTGGCGGTTATCGCCTGCAATACGGCGAGTACGGTTTCCCTTCCTGCCTTGCGTGAAAAATTCCAGTTCCCGGTTGTGGGCGTCGTTCCTGCAATAAAGCCAGCCGCGCGTCTGACGGCGAACGGTATCGTTGGTTTGCTGGCAACACGTGGCACCGTGAAGCGTCCTTATACGCGTGAACTGATCGACCGCTTTGCTAATGAATGCCAGATAGCAATGCTCGGATCGGCGGAGCTTGTCGAAATGGCTGAAGCGAAGTTGCATGGACACGCTGTTTCGCTGGAAGAGCTGCGCCGCATTTTGCGCCCGTGGTTGCGGATGCCGGAGCCGCCAGACACCGTTGTTCTGGGATGTACCCATTTCCCTCTTTTACAGGAAGAGCTTCTGGCTGTTCTGCCAGAGGGGACTCGTCTGGTGGATTCCGGTGCGGCAATTGCGCGTCGTACTGCCTGGTTGCTGGAACATGAAGCGCCAGATGCAAAATCTACCGATGCAAATGTCGCTTTTTGTATGGCGATCACAAAAGAAACTGAACAACTTTTGCCCGTTTTACATCGTTACGGCTTTGAAACGCTCGAAAAACTGGCGTTGTAG
- the btuB gene encoding TonB-dependent vitamin B12 receptor BtuB: MIKKVSLLTALSVTAFSGWAQDSADSLVVTANRFEQPAKTVLAPTSVVTREDIERWQAKSVVEIMSRLPGVDIAQSGGMGSNSSTFIRGTESRHVLVLIDGIPLNNAGISNVPDLSQIPTSLIQRIEYIRGPRSALYGSDAIGGVINIITGRDKPGAEISAGVGSKGYQTYDGSFQQVLDKTRITMAGNYTYTRGFDIAAQDAPRQPDRDGFMSKSLYGSVEQQITDSVSGFFRGFGYDNRTAYDGYDHYDANFMVDGRPDTRQLYSQNWDTGLRYNQGIFQSQLVAGYGRSKDQNYDPKKGRYADSATMDDVKQYTTQWLNTVEVGHGNIGAGLDWQKQKTQAGTGYLDKGYEQRNTGVFVSAMQQFNSVTLEVAARNDDNSNFGNHGTWQTSAAWEFVDGYRVIASYGTAFKAPTMSQIHSANYGNPDLKPEESKQWEGGFEGLTGPVNWRITGYRNDIDNLISSDPHTYRYYNVDEARIKGVEATAQFDTGPVGHQISYDYVDPRNAKTNEVLARRSKQQVKYQLDWQVWDLDWNLAYRYLGTRYDVAIDPNTYASERVKMGGVSLWDIAVSYPVTSHLTVRGKIANLFDKDYETVYGYQTAGREYTLSGSYTF; this comes from the coding sequence ATGATTAAAAAAGTATCGCTGCTGACGGCGTTGTCCGTCACGGCATTTTCGGGCTGGGCGCAGGATAGCGCAGACTCGTTGGTGGTGACTGCAAACCGTTTTGAACAACCGGCAAAAACCGTTCTGGCTCCGACATCTGTTGTGACGCGTGAAGATATTGAACGCTGGCAGGCAAAGAGTGTGGTGGAAATCATGTCACGTCTGCCTGGCGTGGATATCGCGCAAAGCGGTGGAATGGGCTCGAACTCTTCGACATTTATTCGCGGAACTGAATCTCGCCATGTGCTGGTGCTGATTGACGGTATTCCTTTGAATAACGCCGGGATCAGCAACGTACCTGACCTGAGCCAGATCCCGACTTCCCTGATTCAGCGTATTGAATACATTCGTGGCCCACGTTCGGCTCTGTATGGTTCCGACGCGATTGGCGGTGTGATCAACATCATTACCGGACGCGATAAACCGGGTGCGGAAATTTCTGCAGGTGTGGGGTCTAAGGGTTACCAAACCTATGATGGCTCTTTCCAGCAGGTTCTTGATAAAACCAGGATCACCATGGCGGGTAACTATACCTATACCCGTGGTTTTGATATTGCAGCCCAGGACGCACCGCGTCAGCCTGACCGCGATGGCTTTATGAGCAAGTCACTGTACGGCTCTGTGGAACAGCAGATTACCGACAGCGTGAGCGGCTTCTTCCGTGGTTTTGGTTATGACAACCGCACGGCGTATGACGGTTACGATCACTATGACGCCAACTTTATGGTGGATGGGCGACCGGATACTCGCCAGCTCTACAGCCAGAACTGGGATACGGGACTACGTTACAACCAGGGGATTTTCCAGTCACAACTGGTGGCGGGTTACGGTCGCAGTAAAGATCAGAACTATGACCCGAAGAAAGGGCGCTATGCTGATTCCGCAACGATGGATGATGTGAAGCAGTACACCACCCAGTGGCTTAATACTGTTGAAGTCGGTCACGGCAACATTGGTGCAGGACTGGACTGGCAAAAGCAGAAGACGCAGGCCGGAACGGGCTACCTGGATAAAGGTTACGAGCAGCGTAATACCGGCGTTTTCGTTTCAGCGATGCAGCAGTTCAACAGCGTGACGCTGGAAGTGGCGGCGCGTAATGACGACAACTCCAACTTTGGTAACCATGGAACATGGCAAACCAGCGCAGCGTGGGAGTTTGTGGATGGTTATCGCGTGATAGCCTCCTACGGTACCGCATTTAAAGCGCCTACGATGAGTCAGATCCACAGTGCGAACTATGGTAATCCAGACCTTAAACCGGAAGAGAGTAAGCAGTGGGAAGGAGGTTTTGAAGGCCTGACGGGACCGGTTAACTGGCGTATTACAGGTTATCGTAATGATATTGATAATCTGATCAGCAGCGATCCGCATACATACCGTTACTACAACGTTGATGAAGCGCGTATCAAAGGCGTGGAAGCCACGGCGCAGTTTGACACTGGCCCGGTAGGCCATCAGATTTCTTACGATTATGTTGACCCACGTAATGCGAAAACCAACGAAGTCCTGGCACGCCGCTCTAAGCAGCAGGTTAAGTATCAGCTTGACTGGCAGGTCTGGGATCTCGACTGGAATCTGGCGTACCGTTATCTGGGAACTCGCTACGACGTTGCGATCGATCCGAATACCTATGCGTCAGAACGTGTGAAAATGGGTGGCGTAAGTTTGTGGGATATCGCAGTTTCATATCCTGTCACCTCTCACCTCACAGTTCGTGGTAAAATAGCCAATCTGTTCGATAAAGATTACGAGACAGTTTATGGCTATCAAACTGCAGGACGGGAATACACCTTGTCTGGCAGCTACACCTTCTGA